GAAGACCAGAAGCACGGCGTAGTTATCGCAATTCGTGCCATGGAAGCTCCTCTACGCCAGATCGCCGCTAACGCAGGTGAAGAAGGTTCAGTTGTTGCTAACAACGTTAAGAACGGTACTGGTAACTACGGTTACAACGCAGGTAACGACACTTACGGTGACATGCTTGAGATGGGTATCCTAGATCCAACTAAAGTGACTCGTAGCGCGCTACAGTTTGCAGCATCTATTGCTGGTCTGATGATCACCACAGAATGTATGATTGCCGATGTACCACAAGATGCTTCTGCACCTGATATGGGTGGTATGGGTGGTATGGGCGGTATGGGCGGCATGATGTAATTTTGCTTTTTTTGCTGGTCTAAATCGGTGATAGCTGCGTTCCTTTACTGCTCGTTTAAGAAAAACTAAACGTCGCGGTAAAGTGCCTTGCTCTAACACGATTTATCCGGCGCCAAAATTAGTAAAAACATTTGCTGGTCTAAAGCCTAACAGCTTAAAGCCAAACCGTTGAAAGCCTCAGTAACTTGAAAGAGTACTGAGGCTTTTTTGTGTCTGGAATATTTACGCCATATCCCATGGACGGGGAGATGTGGTATTTGCACATGGACTTCTCGGAGTTGAGAGTTATCCCCGAAGACCATGGATAGTCTTGGAGGGGATTAGTTTTCTAGCTGCCAGCGCGGCGAGCTACACCGTTATTCCGGCGATGCTTTTAGCCGGAATCCATTCTGTCATCCCGGTGTTCTTTTGGGCCGGGATCCACTGCTTTGTTCTTAGTTTGTAGGCTAACCAAGCTGCTTTCCTTTACTGCTCGTTTAAGAAAAACTAAACGTCGCGGTAAAGCGCCTTGCTCTAACACGATTTATCCGGCGCCAAAATTAGTAAAAACATTTGCTGGTCTAAAGCCTAACAGCTTAAAGCCAAACCGTTGAAAGCCTCAGTAACTTGAAAGAGTACTGAGGCTTTTTTGTGTCTGGAACATTTATGCCATATCCCATGGACGGGGAGATGTGGGTTTTGTTTTCTAGCTGCCAGCGCGGCCTACTACACCGTCATTCCGGCGATGCTTTTAGCCGGAATCCATTCTGTCATCCCGGTGTTCTTTTAGGCAGGGATCCATTCTTAGCTTTGTTATTTTAGGCCTTAGGGCCAAGGTAAGTCGTGGAATTCTATTCCCCCAGCCATGGTGAAGAATAGGGCAAGGAGGATTCTGTCCCTGACCTATCTTATTGGCTGGATGCTTGAATATGAGCGAGCTTACGGAGATGGATGGAGTGCATTGCTGCTGGCTTTACCTTTACACCATAGTCCACAGTTATGCTGCTGTTTGAAAGCACACATAGCATCCCAACGACCACTAATACCACTGTATTGGCGGCGAAACTCTTTCGCTGAGGTGATCCAAGCCTCGGGCGCTATGCCAAGTTCATTGAGTAATTTAGGCAGGCTTGAATCAATAAAACCTTTCTTATCAGGCCTAATAGCTCTGCCAGTCCAATCGATAAGTTGTAAATAATCACAGAAATGAAATGGGATACCTGATTGAGTCGCTAGATGGGTAGCACCATCGAATTGGGCAAGTGGTTTGAGTGGCTCACTCGAAGTTGCTGCTGATTTATCATCATGTGCTTTAGTGTTTTTATCAGAGGTACTTAGCTCGGTAATGCGCTCCTGAATAGACGTATAATCAGATGCTTGAAGTGTGTTGGCAATCCCTGCCCTGATAGGATTTAAATCCACATACATCATGCATGCTAGCAGTGCTTGTTCATCGAGTAAGGCTTGGCTCTTAAAACGACCCTCCCAGAAAGCGCCTTTACATCCATCCTCACGATTGGCCCGACGCGCTATGTCTTCATTAAGGCACCTCAACTATTCATTAAATCAAGTGCACGAGATACTGGATAGACGTTCATGCCATTCAGCCAATAACCCATCAAGAAGTAACCGCTCACCCTCGATTAAGGCATCGCCATTCATGTATTTAGTCGCGACATCATGACCTTTAGTCACCTTACACCAAAGCTCAATTATCTCGCGGTTAGACAGCGAATTCGCTCTATCAAGGTCAATTTTCAGCACTAGATGATAGTGATTGTTCATCACCGCATAGGCACAGACATGGATACAAAAAATAGCAGACAGAGCCTTAACCTTAGATTCCAAGGGGAGCCGACAATCCAGCCGCGTCTATGCTCATAGCTTTTACCTGTCAGTTTATCTTCGCCGCAGAGGTAGGCCCTTCTAACACAACGATTAATGATGTGATAAAAGGGTGTCGATTCTGGATCGATGAGTGCTCGTCGAGCTGAAGTCATAATCGTTATCCTGAACAACACTGAGTTGAGGTAACTTAAAGGTTAGTAGAGGATTATCTAAAGCACAAAAGATATGCCTGTCCTGTCTTTTGATAAAGAGAGGATTCAAAATTTAATTTTGTTCTGACCCAATCAAGTATTGTTAAATAGACTTTATGTGTCTCTTTTTACTTCTCGGCTTAGTTCCGCTACTTAATGTCTCTTTTACCGTATTTAGAAATACTATTTCGGTAAGAAATATATGAGATAACACACAGAAATACTAAACATACCACGCTAAAACCTAACCCACGAAGTAAACCATTTTCTATCGAAATGAATCCACCACAAACCAACAACAAAAGTAAATAAACTATTATTTGAACTTTATATAATCTAAAGAAATTCATTCTCATTTAACCTTATTATATATTTTCTTTCACTGTCTTATCGGCTACAGCAATTCCCAAATCTGCGGCTTTGTTTGCAAGCCCAGTCGCAGCAGAAGTAGTTTGTCCAGCAGTGTTTCCAATCATAGCACTTCTAGTTGTCCCAGAAATCTGGGATGCAATGCCTCCAGCATTCGACATACTATCAAGTTTGCCAGCAAATGAATTACCAACTTTACCACCAACTAACCCACCAGCGGCTCGAATAAGTGGGGTCAGAGTAAAATTTCCCTAAGCTCTAAATCACCTGCTGGCCACAACCACACTCTTGGCAATTCAGCGTGTAGGTATCTCTGCGTTTCTGCACCTTAGTATTCTTGCTTTGGCACTTTGAGCAGGCCTGTTTCATCGGCGTGTTCTTAGTGCATATGTTGCATTTAACGTAGTAACCGAATTTGCCATGCATTGGGGAGTAGTTCGTTGATTCTCCGCAATGTTTACAGCGTAATTCACTGTTAATTGTTTGAGTGCTTTGTGCGTGTTGGCTGGACTCTAGTTTGGCTTGCTGTGTTGTGCTTTGATACACGGCTGCAGGTACTTGTATCTGCTGTGGGTCGCTTATTCTTATGCTTGGGCTTATGGTTTCTGTGGTACTTGATACTTTGCGCTGGCTTTTTATGCTCTTCTCTACACTCTTTTCTATGTTCTTTTCTATGTTCTTTTCTATGCTCTTTTCTATGTTCTGTTCGAGCAGGAAGCTGGCTATTGATTCTAGCTCTGTCTGTGAGAAGTCAGGACGGGTGTCGGCAAAGTTAACCAGTCTCATGAACTTGTTTTTAATCTTCATGATGTTATTTAGCTTCTCTACTAGAAACTCTGATTTTACTAGCTTGTCTGAGATGGTGGCTGGTATGGTTTTTCTGTCTATAACGGCATCGCTGGATATGGCGCAGAGATGATCCCAGCAGCGCATGTTGAATCCTTGCTGTTTGAATCCTAGTAACTTGCTTAACATCTGGCTTTTATGTGCCCGTAACATCTCTTTTAATAGCGCTTGTTGTAACTCAACTTGTTTGATGGGTGAGGCCATACCTTGCCATTTTTTGTTATAGCTACGGGTCCATTCTTCTTGTTTGTTTACTTTGACATGGCCCTTGATGCTCTTGGATTCGATCAATATGAAACCATAGGGATAGATAATCAAGTGATCGATTTGCGCAGTTTCATCATTGAAAGTGAATTTGAAGTCATTGATGACCAGCACTTGCAGGTTATCTTTATATGCGCGGCGCAGGAAAAAGGCGACATTCGTTTCTTGCTGTTGACCAGCAATCGCTTGAGGTGACTTTGTGTTTTGCACTCGCTTAGTTTTGAGTATCATTTATCAACAGCATCCATTCACTGCTTTAACTCTGTCGTTTGGTAAGAGCTAGCAGTTTGATAATAATGAAATGATAATAGCCTTGTTATTACTGAAAAAGCTATTGATATTATGGACCTGCTTTGCAGTAGGGAGGCTGTCTATAGATAACTAGGGGCAGGAAATGGTGTCAGGTTTAGCTCGATATACGGGGCTTGTGGCCCCGTATATCGACAGTCATACCGATTGGTACTAATTAACTCTTGCTGCTTTTGGTGTCTTCCTCTTCGGGAAATGCAGCTTCAATCTTTTCTAATTCTTGTTCATCTCTAAGCTTAATAGCTTCTTGTGCTTTAACCTTAGCTTCTTCCAGAAGCACTGCTTGTCTTTCCTTAAGGCTGTGCTTCTCTGATTTAGTCAGAAACTTAAAGGCTTTCTTATTGGCTAGTGCGTAGGCAACGACATCTTCGCCCTTTACCCTGCGCTCATCCACACGTTTTGAAAAACGATCGTTATCGCGGGCTTTGCGCTCTTCGGCATTTAACTTGCTCATATATTGTATCCTCATTAGTTAATCACGGTAGGTTTCACTACGCTCAGTCAAACAAATGAGAGCTGTTGCACATTCATAAATCTGATAGCCGGATTTTAGCATAAGATGCCTTTCAATCCCCATTGTCAGTTAAATTGACTCGACTTTATTTTGCTAATGCCAGAACGGGATAAGCGCCATTAACTAGGTACTGAGTCAGGACCTGCTAGGGCTAATATTCGTCTGCTCTATGTCTTGTCTATGCACTAGACTTTGGTTTAAAAGAAATAAGGTTTAAAAGAAATAACAATTTAGCTAGGTTCTGCCATTGAGTCATTCTGGGGGGCGGTGAAATGTCGATGAAGTATCGTGGGGATATACAGATAGTTAGGGGCGTCGCTGTTCTTCTTGTCGTGCTATATCACCTTGGTGTGCAAAGCATACAGAGCGGGTTTCTTGGTGTTGATATATTCTTTGTCGTTAGTGGTTTCTTGATGGCTGGACTCTACGATAAAGATAAAAAATATGAATTTATAATGAAAAGGGCTAGGCGCTTGTTGCCTGCCTATTTTACCGTGATTTTCGCCACCTTAATCCTCTCGCTTTTTATCGCTACCCCCAATGAAACACAACAAGTCGTCCAGCAAGCGCTATACGCCACAGTATTTGCTTCCAATATTGGTTTCTGGATGCAAAATACCTATTTTAGTAATACTGAGTTTAGCCCTCTACTTCACCTTTGGTCTCTGGGTGTTGAAATACAATTCTATGTGATAGTTCCTATTATCGCGGCATTGTTTGCCAGGGCTCGGGGCTTACTATTTTTGACCTTCTTGTTGTCTTTGATTCTGTGTTTTATTGTTGTCGGCATATCGCCAAAAACTTCCTTTTTTATGATGCCGTTAAGGCTTTGGGAGTTTCTAATTGGTTTTGCTTGTGCTTATTATTTTTGTAAAGAGGGAGGGGCAAGATTCAGCCACAAACCTTGGCTAGGTTTCGCGGCATTTCTGGTACTTATATTCATTCCCTTTATGAAGGTCGATGGCACATCACTGAGTGTATTCACTGGGCATCCAGGAGTATTTTCATTGCTGGTGTCTGTAGCAACCGCAATCCTGTTGATATTTGGACTACCAAAAGCGGTAGAAAAGTCTCTGTTTGGCTCTGTTTTTATCAAGTTAGGTAACTATTCATATTCAATTTATCTGGTTCATTTCCCTATCTTGGTTCTCTATTTGACCGAGCCATTCTCTGGCACGATAACTCAAGCCTCAAGCTGGCTTGATACGGCTATTATGCTGGTGCTAATCATTCTGTCGTCCTTGCTTATGTATCATTTGGTTGAGAAGGGGGTGAGGACGCATTCTATTGCCCGTTTAATCGCTGCACCTGTGATATCAATCGCTGGGCTAGCCTTGTTATTGCCTTACTTACAGTACTCAAATTTGCCACTTAAGGAGCAGCAGATTTTTAATGCCTTCTCTGATCGTTCTACATATCGTTGTGGCAAATTGATCCGCATAATTGAGCCTAAAGCGATTTCCTGTGAATTAACCGACAATAGTTCCGTCAGCAAGAAGCGGCTATTGCTTGTAGGTAATAGTCATGCAGATTCAATTAAGACAGCCTTTGCTACATCGGCGATAAGAGAGCAGGTATCATTATTTTTTGTGGTGTCTAATAATTCGCTATTGAAAGGGGGTCTCTCTCCACAAAGAATTGTAAATGAAGCGGCTGCTAGAAGTATTGATACCATAGTGCTTCATTTTTCAGATGAAGCGATCGACACCAAGAAGGTGCAAGAGGTGGTGAGTCTGGCCAATGATGAAGAGATAAATGTGGTATTTATTGCCCCTGTCCCCGCCTGGAGTGAGCATATTCCTAAGGCCATGTATGACCATTTAAGGAATAAAGCTGACCTTCCTCAGAAAAGTAGGAATATGTATTTAGCGCAGAATAAGGCAGTGATCGACGATATTAATAACATCAATCTAGACAATTTTCGCAGCGTCTCAGTTGTAGAGTATTTTTGTGATCCACTATGTAGCTATTCGTCCAGTGATGGCACTCCATATTATTTCGATAAGCATCATCTCACCTTAACCGGAAGTAATATTTTATCTCCGTTATTCTCTCAAATAATCAGAGAGTTGTAATAGGCACACTTAGCTGGATTATTTGGGGGAATAGCCTTTTCTCCCCATAGACCAGCCTTTAAGTAGCCCTTTATGCCATTAATATCCGCAGTGTTGTTTTTCACAGGGAATGCCGTCGTTATCACCGTCCATCTTAGTTCCCAGGCAGTTGTTAATGTAGAAGTTGGCCTCTGCACATGATTCCATCTGGCTGCAGTGTTGTTTTCCGGCTTCGCAGTGGAAATTCTCTTTAGGCGGAGTCCAGGATATCTGTTTAGTGGCAGGTTCCTGGTAGAAACTCTCTTTCGGCTGAGCCCTGGGTATATGCTTGGCGGCTGGTTCCTGACGGAATTCAATGGTGACTTGGGCTGGGGTGTTTGATTCGGCGGTTATGGCTTCATATCGTTTAAAGCCGAATACCCCAAGCCCTAGAATGATCAGCAATGGAATGAGCATGACACTGGATGATTTACTTTGGTGCTGGCTGTTTCTGCTTTGGCTTTTGGGGATTTGATTGGTGCTACTTGCATGTCTGGGAGCGCTTGAAGCTGAAACAACTGCGATACCTTCTATGCTGGCCTTGATGGCTCTGAGCTTGCCATCGACTTGTTGCTGAGTCCTATATTCTATGGAATTGAGCTTAGTGTCTGTCATTTTGATGGGGTTTGTTTTTATAAGGGGGCGATGGGGGATTTTAAGGTTTTGGTCTTGGTCTTGATTAAGTCGCTAGGTATGCCCCATCACTCTCCAGACTAGGGTCAAAGCTGAGGAAAAAAGGTAAAACGGACGCAAGTTAGCTCGCGTCCGTTTTATATGCCATTAACCAGCAAGTACGTTATCTTCTGGATATTTTAGTAAGGTAGGTTTTGGCTTGGCTAACAAATAAGCCAGTGTCAGAGGTCCTATACGACCTATCACCATCACTACTATCATTATGTACTTACCCGCTTCGGATAAGTTGGCAGTCAAACCAGCAGTTAAACCCACGGTTGCAAATGCCGAGATAGTTTCGAACATAATCTGCTCGAAAGGTGCATTCTCTGTGAGCATAAGAGCAAACATGGCTAATGCTAATATGATGCCACTAATGACTATGATGGCTAGGCATTTAGTGACGGTTCTAGAAGGCACAGTTCGTTTAAATAGGATGACATGAGGACGTTGTCTCAGAAAAGACCAGGTGGCAACCGCTACAACGACAAAGGTAGACACCTTTATGCCTCCGCCTGTCGATGTGGAGCCTGCGCCAATCAGCATCAGAATGATCATGATAAAAAATGCCCCCTGAGTGAACATCGAAATATCGACACTGTTGAAACCTGCCGTTCTAGCTGTCACTGACTGAAAGAAGGCCACTAACCATTGTTGGCCTAAATCTAGCTGACCCAGGGTATTAGGGTTGTTATGTTCCAACAACCAGAACATCAAGGTGCCGAATATGAGCAGGCAAGGGGTGGCAAGCAGCATTAGCTTAGTGTGTAATTGTAAATGGTGAAAACCATTAGAAAAATTTCGCCTAATATCCGAAATAACCGTGAAACCTAGACCACCAGATATTATCAGGCCTGCTATGGTGAAGGTGATCATAGGATCTGTGGCATAGGAGCTCAAACTATCAGAAAACAGTGAGAACCCTGCATTGTTGAAAGCTGAAACTGCATGGAAAAGAGCGGCAAATAATCCCTGTTTCCAGCCCATTTCGGGCACCCAACGTATGGCTAGGAAAATAAAACCTAACAATTCGGCGATAATAGCGAAAACTATGATGTGCTCAACTAAGCGCTTGATATTAATTGACTTATCTTGACCTAAGGCTTCCTTGGTCAATGCCTGCTGGCGTAGGCTTAGTCGTTGGCCGAACATATAGAGTAAGATCGCAGAGAGTGTCATCTGGCCTAGGCCACCTATCTGCATCAAGAACAGCAATAATATTTTACCACTTGCCCTGAAATGCGTACCTGTATCGACAACACCTAAGCCGGTGACACTGATCGCCGAAGTCGCTGTAAATAGGGCATCGGTAAAGCTTAACCCAGTCACAGAAAATACCGGCAGAGTCAGTAGTAATGCTGATGGAAATAAAATAGCGAAAAAACTGCACAAAATGATCTTAGGTTCAGACCATTTCACACCGGACTTTTCAGCCTTAATAGGGAAAAAGGTATTCCTGTGTGCTATGAATCTCATCGTCGTCTTAATACTTCAATTAATTTTTCTTTCTGACCGGTTAAAATCAAGATGTCATCTTTTTCGAATAGGGTATCCGGTAACGGGTTTTTATCCACCACTACGCCGCGCTTCAATGCCAATAAATTAATATCGCTGCTTTGATAACAGGGATGTTCAATGAGTTTACTGCCGTAGTATTTTTCATAAATACCTATCTCAGCCAATGCGATACCTGAGCCCAGATTGATAAATTCAAAAATATGATGATCTAACATGTGATGGGCTATTCTGATCCCCATGTCGCGCTCGGGTTGCACCACTTTATCAGCACCTATCTTAGTCAAAATTTTCGCATGGAACTTATTTTTAGCTTTAACCCAGACAGCTTTGACCCCAGCTTCTTTCAGTATGAGTGTGGTCAGTATGCTCGAATTTACGTCTTCACCTATTGCCACCATGGCCAGATCGTATTCATCGAGTTTCAACTCAGATATGGTGTCTTCATCGGAGCAGTCGGCTACTATGGCCTGGGTTACGAATTCTGCTGCCTTACGCACGTTTTTCTCATCGATATCGATGGCGAGTACCTGGGCTCCTTCTTGACTCAACTCATGGCAAAGTGCCATGCCGAATCTACCTAAACCAATAATAACAATATATTTATTTTCAGAGGCCATGTTTAATCTCAGATTGTTTTTGCCATAAAATGAAACATACTTATGCATGTTTTTGGCGTAAGTAATAATAATCGTGACGGATATTGCCCTCTATGATTCTATTTGTCTAGCCGGGCATTATAATTTGCGATCTTGCCTTAGGTAGGGAGGGCTAGGGGCGGAGGTCTTTGATATATGATTGGCTATTTGGTGAGATTGCTATGAATAAATTCTTGGCTGTTGAGGCTGTAGGTTTATTTTTGCTTCTGTAGCTTGGGGTTTATGTTCTGCTGCTTATGCTCTAGAGCTGGGCTAGCTTTGGCGGATCTTAGTGGAGTATGCCTGCAGGTTTACAGTACAATTTACAGTGCCAGTATATGAGTTGTTTCTGTTTACTCTAATGCCTCTCAAGAAAGAACAAGGCCAGCCACAAGTCTGATTACAATGAATTGTGGCTGACATTATTAACTATTTTGATCTGCTTTTATAAGAAGCACTTTAACTGTTTGGGCTTATTTATCTAGTTGGGCTTTTGCGGCTTCAACTTTTGAGAAATCCAGACCTAGTTCAACTACGGCTTCTTTTATCAGTGCAGGATTTTGCATGACCAGTGCCATCAGCTGTTGTAGCTTTTCTGGTGGAATACCTAACTGGCCGATTATGGCCATGGCTGCCATTGGGTTTTGGGTCAGAGTCTGGAACAGATCTTTAATCTGGGTGTCACTGACCTTGTGCTCTTTTAAGATTGCAAGAATGGGATTCATTGCGCTGCCTTATATGATGTGTAAGTTAAACAGGCGTCGATTCTATCATTCATCAAAGCGCATTCCTGAGCTTTGAAGAATAAATTTACCTGCTGACTATGAATTAGTATCTAAGGTGTTGTTATTTTTTTTTGATGAAACGTAAGCTCATATCTGAATAGGCGCTAGAGGCTTTAACCATCACTTCATAGATACCTTTTTCTGGGGCATTAAATGTGCAGACTTCGTCATTATTTTTACTCGAAGAGCCACAGTCATGGATTGTGGAGGTCGGGACGGCTTGGTATTTCACATATAAGTCTGCATCGCCGCTTCCGCCGGATAGTTGGAAGATTAATTTAGCCGGCGAGGTGGTGAGGTCATAATAGTAATACTGCTCGCTACCTAGTTTGCCTGCTATGGTGATAGCTGCTCCTTTCACCAGTTCTTTGGGGGCGATGGTCACTTTAGCTATCAAGGATACACCGCTTGTGACTGTGCTGCCATCGACCATCACATGATATCGACCAGCTTGTGGCGAGCTGTATAAGCAGGTTTCTTGGTTGTTATTCTTAAATGGCCTACAGTCATAATCTGCAGTTGTTGGTGCGGTCCCCAGTTTCACATACAAGTCGCCATCTCCGCTCCCCCCAGAGGTTGCTATCGTCAGTTCCGATGCCTCTACATCAAGATCATAATAAAACGTGAGTTTCTCAGCCAGTTTATTCGTGATAGTGATGGCTGTACCGTCGGATAATGCTTGGCCTGAGGGGTCAATAGTGACAGTACAGCGAGTTCCACCATTACTTATAATTTTAGCCGTCACATCATTCATGAAGGTGATGGCGTGATCGGCTAATTTAGAATTGGTATCTTGAGTTGCAACGTTCCAGGTCCAGGCTCCACAAGCATTATTAACCCGGGTTATCCAGTCAACAGCCTTACTCAGTGGCCAAACACTTAGTCCCGAGTTCCAGGTATTACCCAGAGGCATAAACATGTGGCCTAGTGACTTATGACCCGCTCCATCGTCAACATAGCCATTTGAGCTTGCCTCAATGGACTCCACCATAGGCAGGTTTATATCGTTACTTACCGTTGAACGCCTAAGTGGGGTTGGATGACCAGAAGTATAATCTTCGTATCCGGGATTATTATTAATTAAGGGGACTTTTTGCCCCTTATTAAAGGCCAGGATGACAGCAGGATTGGCCGCTTTGGTTATCTTGTGTAGTAAAGGAATGTTGGCACAACTAGAATGATCAAACCACCAGCCGTCAATCAAGCTGCCATAACGCTGTGCATACTCAGCAATAATCACTTCGGCGTAGGCTTTTTTATAATTATCATCTGAGGCGGAACCATATTTGTTGGTGACCCATTTCGCCCAATTGGTCATGCTTTTAGAGCTCCAGTGTCCATTTGCATCTTGCACACCATCGAAGGCATATGCAGCGCCATGCTTTAACATGGCGGGACCTTGAGTGGCTGCGTAGGCGATGACTTTAATACCTGCCGCGTGAAAGGCTTTAGCCAGCTCCCCAAATAGATCTCTGTCGGCATTGGGTGTCGAATCTGGGTTTAAAGTGGTCAGTATAGAATGGGGAGCAAGGTAAGCATCTCCATGTGCTGCATCACTCAAGTTAAAAATCACGTAGCTTATACCGTCAATGGTTTTAATCTGATTAACCAGAGTATCGACATCATAATTTTCGATATTATCTTTTCGATCTGCATTAATTCTAAAGCCAACCCCGACCTTGCCCTCCATCCAGACGGCTTTACTCTCTGTGGCGTGAACTTTTGGGGCCGATATAAGCCCAAGGATTAAAGTACACAAGATGCACAGTATTTTATTATTATTCATTTAATTCTCTTCTACTGGGTTAAATAGCACCGCTTATATTAGCTTGTGGTGATTAACGGTATCAGTGACTTTACCTGTTTCTTTTATTAATGTTAACCGTATGTGCTGATTTGATGGGTGTTTGCTTGTTATATCAACTGCACTCAGGAATTCATCTTTAAAAGCATCAGGGCAGAGCAGATTAATGGCTTATTTAACTGCTGGCTTGCTTGTACCTTTCTACAAAAGCTGCCGCTTTAGGTATACTGGTATTCATTTCTATTCTTTTTTAGCCCATTGACTAAACTGGCAGACATTATGATTATTTTTACGACCAACTTAGGTGACATTGAGATTGAGCTCGATTTCGAACGTGCGCCTGTGAGTGCGAAGAACTTCCTTAAATATTGTGAGGATGGCTTCTATGAAGGCACTATTTTTCACCGTGTGATTAAGGGCTTTATGGTCCAGGGCGGCGGCATGACTGTCGATCTGGAAGAGAAGCCCACACGTGCGGCAATTGTTAATGAAGCCAATCGTGGCCTTAAGAATGTCAAAGGCACTCTAGCCATGGCTCGCACCGATGCACCGCACTCAGCCACCGGCCAATTCTTTATCAATCTTGGTAATAACGATTTTCTCGATCACACTGGGACTACCAATGACGGTTGGGGCTACGCCGTATTCGGTGCTGTCACTTCAGGTATGGACGTGGTTAGGAAGATGGAGAAGGCCAGAACCACCTCGAAGATGGGACACGATGATGTGCCGCGCGAACCTATTATCGTCGAAAAAGTCACGATTAATTACCCGGATAAGCGCTAGGTTTTAATCTTGTTTCAATGCTAAGTAATATGGTTTTTAACCATTACTTAGCATTTGGCGGAATATAATCTTATTATATTTTTTAGCCTTAGCGTCGGCTGCCTAATCTAGCTGCTGGGCAACATCTCTGCTGGTATTATTCTGCTACGGAGTCGTTGAGATGATCAATAATTAACTTTACTCAATGAGTTATAGACATATATCTTCTGCAGAATAATTCATCCTAAACGACAGAAAACTCCCCCATGAAAAAGATATTAATTCCTATATTAATAGCACTTGGTGTTAGTGGTTGTGACGCAGGTAAGCTAGATATCACTGACCTTAATCAAGATCAAAAAGATCAGCTTGGTCA
This portion of the Shewanella violacea DSS12 genome encodes:
- a CDS encoding peptidylprolyl isomerase yields the protein MIIFTTNLGDIEIELDFERAPVSAKNFLKYCEDGFYEGTIFHRVIKGFMVQGGGMTVDLEEKPTRAAIVNEANRGLKNVKGTLAMARTDAPHSATGQFFINLGNNDFLDHTGTTNDGWGYAVFGAVTSGMDVVRKMEKARTTSKMGHDDVPREPIIVEKVTINYPDKR
- a CDS encoding PPC domain-containing protein codes for the protein MNNNKILCILCTLILGLISAPKVHATESKAVWMEGKVGVGFRINADRKDNIENYDVDTLVNQIKTIDGISYVIFNLSDAAHGDAYLAPHSILTTLNPDSTPNADRDLFGELAKAFHAAGIKVIAYAATQGPAMLKHGAAYAFDGVQDANGHWSSKSMTNWAKWVTNKYGSASDDNYKKAYAEVIIAEYAQRYGSLIDGWWFDHSSCANIPLLHKITKAANPAVILAFNKGQKVPLINNNPGYEDYTSGHPTPLRRSTVSNDINLPMVESIEASSNGYVDDGAGHKSLGHMFMPLGNTWNSGLSVWPLSKAVDWITRVNNACGAWTWNVATQDTNSKLADHAITFMNDVTAKIISNGGTRCTVTIDPSGQALSDGTAITITNKLAEKLTFYYDLDVEASELTIATSGGSGDGDLYVKLGTAPTTADYDCRPFKNNNQETCLYSSPQAGRYHVMVDGSTVTSGVSLIAKVTIAPKELVKGAAITIAGKLGSEQYYYYDLTTSPAKLIFQLSGGSGDADLYVKYQAVPTSTIHDCGSSSKNNDEVCTFNAPEKGIYEVMVKASSAYSDMSLRFIKKK